The following proteins come from a genomic window of Anopheles ziemanni chromosome 3, idAnoZiCoDA_A2_x.2, whole genome shotgun sequence:
- the LOC131285216 gene encoding small ribosomal subunit protein uS2, whose protein sequence is MSGNLDILSLKEDDVTKMLAATTHIGSTSVNFQMEQYVYKRRSDGVHIINLGRTYEKLLLAARCIASIEHPYDVFAISSRPYGQRAVLKYAHHTEATPIAGRFTPGAFTNQIQTAFREPRLLIVTDPLTDHQPVTEASYVNIPVIAFCNTDSPLKFVDICIPCNTKSTHSIGLMWWLLAREVLRLRGKITHDKWEVMPDLFFFRDPDDAEKEAAAIEAAAAPAAKDMFQDEPAVVEDSNTWPDDTAVNVPIVPAAVATLPVGQSDDWNEEDTAAPAVGAVSWGGAGGF, encoded by the exons ATGTCGGGAAATCTAGATATTCTCTCCCTTAAGGAGGACGATGTCACCAAGATGTTGGCGGCCACCACGCACATCGGAAGCACCTCGGTGAACTTCCAGATGGAGCAGTACGTGTACAAGCGCCGTTCGGATGGTGTGCACATCATCAATCTCGGTCGCACGTACGAgaagctgctgctggctgCTCGTTGCATTGCCAGCATCGAACATCCGTATGAT GTTTTCGCGATCTCGTCGCGTCCGTACGGTCAGCGTGCCGTGCTGAAGTATGCCCACCACACCGAGGCAACCCCGATTGCCGGTCGTTTCACGCCCGGTGCCTTCACCAATCAGATCCAGACCGCTTTCCGCGAGCCGCGTCTGCTGATCGTCACCGATCCGCTGACCGACCACCAGCCCGTCACTGAGGCGTCGTACGTCAACATCCCGGTCATTGCGTTCTGCAACACCGACTCGCCGCTGAAGTTTGTCGACATTTGCATCCCGTGTAACACCAAGTCGACGCACTCGATCGGTCTGATGTGGTGGCTGCTGGCCCGTGAGGTGCTGCGTCTGCGCGGCAAGATTACCCACGACAAGTGGGAAGTCATGCCCGATCTGTTCTTCTTCCGTGATCCGGATGATGCGGAGAAGGAAGCGGCTGCCATTGAGGCGGCTGCTGCACCAGCCGCGAAGGACATGTTCCAGGACGAGCCGGCTGTGGTAGAGGATTCTAACACCTGGCCGGATGATACCGCCGTGAACGTTCCGATCGTGCCGGCCGCTGTCGCCACGTTGCCGGTCGGCCAGTCGGATGACTGGAACGAGGAAGATACTGCCGCGCCGGCGGTTGGTGCTGTCTCGTGGGGTGGTGCCGGTGGTTTCTAA